In Gossypium arboreum isolate Shixiya-1 chromosome 5, ASM2569848v2, whole genome shotgun sequence, a single genomic region encodes these proteins:
- the LOC108453280 gene encoding ubiquitin carboxyl-terminal hydrolase 25-like isoform X1: MGFVELQMTWQPSLLSEKRKKGPPLGLRNLGNSCYLNSVLQCLTYTPPLANFCLRSQHSSSCDASASKKPRDCPFCILEAWITRSLTLDLTLDAPSKIQSCIKIFAEHFRFGRQEDAHEFLRYVIDACHNTCLRLKKLRRQGSEGGGEAVNGNTVVKEIFGGALQSQVKCLGCGAESNKVDEIMDISLDILNSGSLKEAMHKFFQPEVLDGNNKYKCDNCKKLVAARKQLSIRQAPNILVIQLKRFEGILGAKIDRLITFEEVLVLSSFMSKASQDPQPVYNLFGTIVHSGYSPESGHYYAYIKDAMGRWYCCNDSFVSLSNLQEVLSEKVYILFFSRTNQRPGSFGTTVSSNGAKPRDSNGSEAPKILKAVQLKPVQTKLCVEQSSQKDKVGKPSSNSRVKFSISEKSGLRKLSVTSNGKVGLHKTQNIAVNGVSMDSIQTKKNERDTSSLMNRNGTDKTRKVDAVVSGNGPQVALSNGNKLDSFVVNGTRSMAVGEQIDTALNDACDNSGQKKNSECSFAISGPKRKIEDSYDFSGAKRKPEDSCDVSGAKRKYGDSSNSSGPKRKSEDSCNLSGPKRKSEDSSDNSVPTTKLKDSFNSGGNGKFRDSCDVSGLKKTENSGDFSMPVGKSCILLSQDDQSRAKVENMKEMLKNKASSVLRSSGWYVDVYNFMYSRKQSYALETGSTLSDNDLEKKLIADAKPTFIPQIPESLKEELIKRLQSFSQTKQESPDP, from the exons ATGGGATTTGTCGAGTTACAAATGACTTGGCAGCCGAGTCTACTCAGTGAAAAACGAAAGAAAGGCCCTCCTTTAGGCTTAAGAAACCTCGGCAACTCGTGTTACCTCAACAGCGTTCTTCAGTGTCTCACCTACACTCCACCGCTCGCCAATTTCTGCCTCCGCTCCCAACACTCCTCCTCCTGCGACGCCTCCGCCTCCAAAAAGCCCCGCGACTGCCCTTTCTGTATCCTTGAAGCCTGGATTACACGCTCCTTAACCCTCGATCTCACCCTTGACGCGCCTTCCAAGATCCAAAGCTGTATCAAAATATTCGCCGAGCACTTCCGCTTCGGCCGACAAGAGGATGCCCACGAGTTCTTGAGGTACGTCATCGATGCTTGCCATAATACCTGTCTTCGTTTGAAGAAATTGCGGCGACAGGGAAGTGAAGGAGGAGGAGAAGCAGTGAACGGCAATACCGTAGTTAAGGAGATCTTTGGGGGTGCTTTGCAAAGTCAGGTTAAGTGTTTGGGGTGTGGTGCGGAGTCAAATAAAGTTGATGAGATTATGGATATTAGTCTTGATATTTTGAATAGTGGTTCACTTAAAGAAGCTATGCATAAGTTTTTTCAGCCTGAGGTTTTGGATGGAAATAATAAGTACAAGTGTGACAA TTGTAAGAAATTGGTGGCAGCAAGGAAGCAGCTGTCCATACGTCAAGCGCCAAATATCCTTGTTATTCAACTGAAG AGATTTGAGGGAATACTTGGTGCGAAGATTGATAGGCTCATTACGTTTGAAGAAGTTTTGGTTCTTTCAAGCTTTATGTCCAAAGCAAGCCAG GATCCACAGCCAGTGTATAACCTATTTGGTACTATTGTGCACTCAGGGTACTCACCAGAATCTGGGCATTACTATGCATATATTAAG GATGCAATGGGCAGGTGGTATTGCTGCAATGACTCCTTTGTCTCACTTTCAAACCTGCAGGAGGTCTTGTCTGAGAAGGTTTATATTCTTTTCTTCTCTCGTACTAACCAGAGGCCAGGGTCTTTCGGTACCACAGTTTCTTCCAATGGAGCTAAACCACGTGATTCTAATGGAAGTGAGGCTCCCAAAATATTGAAAGCGGTTCAATTGAAACCAGTCCAAACAAAACTTTGTGTTGAACAATCTTCACAGAAGGATAAGGTTGGAAAACCATCTTCTAACTCACGTGTGAAATTCAGTATTTCTGAAAAGTCTGGTCTCAGAAAGCTTTCTGTTACGAGTAACGGAAAAGTTGGCTTACATAAGACTCAGaacattgccgtgaatggagttTCAATGGATTCAATTCAAACGAAGAAGAATGAGAGAGACACTTCATCATTGATGAACAGGAATGGTACAGACAAAACTAGAAAAGTTGATGCTGTTGTTAGTGGAAATGGCCCACAAGTTGCGTTGTCAAATGGAAATAAATTAGATTCTTTTGTAGTTAATGGTACCAGGAGCATGGCAGTCGGAGAGCAGATTGATACTGCTCTTAATGATGCCTGTGATAACTCAGGGCAAAAGAAAAATTCAGAATGTTCTTTTGCTATTTCAGGGCCAAAGAGGAAAATAGAAGATTCCTATGATTTTTCAGGGGCAAAGCGAAAACCAGAAGATTCTTGTGATGTCTCAGGGGCAAAGAGAAAATATGGAGATTCCTCTAATTCCTCAGGACCAAAGAGAAAATCTGAAGATTCCTGTAATTTATCAGGGCCAAAGAGAAAATCAGAGGACTCTTCCGATAACTCAGTtccaacaacaaaattaaaagactCTTTTAACTCAGGGGGCAATGGAAAATTTAGAGACTCCTGTGATGTCTCAGGGCTAAAGAAAACAGAAAACTCTGGTGATTTCTCCATGCCAGTGGGAAAATCCTGTATATTGCTTTCCCAGGATGATCAATCTCGTGCAAAAGTTGAAAATATGAAGGAAAT GCTGAAAAACAAAGCTTCTTCAGTTTTGCGATCATCTGGCTGGTACGTTGATGTTTACAATTTCATGTATTCGAGGAAGCAGTCATATGCACTGGAGACTGGAAGCACTCTGAGTGACAATGATTTGGA GAAGAAGCTGATTGCAGATGCGAAGCCAACCTTTATTCCACAAATTCCTGAGTCACTGAAAGAGGAATTAATTAAACGTCTCCAGTCTTTCAGCCAAACGAAACAAGAATCTCCGGATCCTTGA
- the LOC108453280 gene encoding ubiquitin carboxyl-terminal hydrolase 25-like isoform X2 encodes MGFVELQMTWQPSLLSEKRKKGPPLGLRNLGNSCYLNSVLQCLTYTPPLANFCLRSQHSSSCDASASKKPRDCPFCILEAWITRSLTLDLTLDAPSKIQSCIKIFAEHFRFGRQEDAHEFLRYVIDACHNTCLRLKKLRRQGSEGGGEAVNGNTVVKEIFGGALQSQVKCLGCGAESNKVDEIMDISLDILNSGSLKEAMHKFFQPEVLDGNNKYKCDNCKKLVAARKQLSIRQAPNILVIQLKRFEGILGAKIDRLITFEEVLVLSSFMSKASQDPQPVYNLFGTIVHSGYSPESGHYYAYIKEVLSEKVYILFFSRTNQRPGSFGTTVSSNGAKPRDSNGSEAPKILKAVQLKPVQTKLCVEQSSQKDKVGKPSSNSRVKFSISEKSGLRKLSVTSNGKVGLHKTQNIAVNGVSMDSIQTKKNERDTSSLMNRNGTDKTRKVDAVVSGNGPQVALSNGNKLDSFVVNGTRSMAVGEQIDTALNDACDNSGQKKNSECSFAISGPKRKIEDSYDFSGAKRKPEDSCDVSGAKRKYGDSSNSSGPKRKSEDSCNLSGPKRKSEDSSDNSVPTTKLKDSFNSGGNGKFRDSCDVSGLKKTENSGDFSMPVGKSCILLSQDDQSRAKVENMKEMLKNKASSVLRSSGWYVDVYNFMYSRKQSYALETGSTLSDNDLEKKLIADAKPTFIPQIPESLKEELIKRLQSFSQTKQESPDP; translated from the exons ATGGGATTTGTCGAGTTACAAATGACTTGGCAGCCGAGTCTACTCAGTGAAAAACGAAAGAAAGGCCCTCCTTTAGGCTTAAGAAACCTCGGCAACTCGTGTTACCTCAACAGCGTTCTTCAGTGTCTCACCTACACTCCACCGCTCGCCAATTTCTGCCTCCGCTCCCAACACTCCTCCTCCTGCGACGCCTCCGCCTCCAAAAAGCCCCGCGACTGCCCTTTCTGTATCCTTGAAGCCTGGATTACACGCTCCTTAACCCTCGATCTCACCCTTGACGCGCCTTCCAAGATCCAAAGCTGTATCAAAATATTCGCCGAGCACTTCCGCTTCGGCCGACAAGAGGATGCCCACGAGTTCTTGAGGTACGTCATCGATGCTTGCCATAATACCTGTCTTCGTTTGAAGAAATTGCGGCGACAGGGAAGTGAAGGAGGAGGAGAAGCAGTGAACGGCAATACCGTAGTTAAGGAGATCTTTGGGGGTGCTTTGCAAAGTCAGGTTAAGTGTTTGGGGTGTGGTGCGGAGTCAAATAAAGTTGATGAGATTATGGATATTAGTCTTGATATTTTGAATAGTGGTTCACTTAAAGAAGCTATGCATAAGTTTTTTCAGCCTGAGGTTTTGGATGGAAATAATAAGTACAAGTGTGACAA TTGTAAGAAATTGGTGGCAGCAAGGAAGCAGCTGTCCATACGTCAAGCGCCAAATATCCTTGTTATTCAACTGAAG AGATTTGAGGGAATACTTGGTGCGAAGATTGATAGGCTCATTACGTTTGAAGAAGTTTTGGTTCTTTCAAGCTTTATGTCCAAAGCAAGCCAG GATCCACAGCCAGTGTATAACCTATTTGGTACTATTGTGCACTCAGGGTACTCACCAGAATCTGGGCATTACTATGCATATATTAAG GAGGTCTTGTCTGAGAAGGTTTATATTCTTTTCTTCTCTCGTACTAACCAGAGGCCAGGGTCTTTCGGTACCACAGTTTCTTCCAATGGAGCTAAACCACGTGATTCTAATGGAAGTGAGGCTCCCAAAATATTGAAAGCGGTTCAATTGAAACCAGTCCAAACAAAACTTTGTGTTGAACAATCTTCACAGAAGGATAAGGTTGGAAAACCATCTTCTAACTCACGTGTGAAATTCAGTATTTCTGAAAAGTCTGGTCTCAGAAAGCTTTCTGTTACGAGTAACGGAAAAGTTGGCTTACATAAGACTCAGaacattgccgtgaatggagttTCAATGGATTCAATTCAAACGAAGAAGAATGAGAGAGACACTTCATCATTGATGAACAGGAATGGTACAGACAAAACTAGAAAAGTTGATGCTGTTGTTAGTGGAAATGGCCCACAAGTTGCGTTGTCAAATGGAAATAAATTAGATTCTTTTGTAGTTAATGGTACCAGGAGCATGGCAGTCGGAGAGCAGATTGATACTGCTCTTAATGATGCCTGTGATAACTCAGGGCAAAAGAAAAATTCAGAATGTTCTTTTGCTATTTCAGGGCCAAAGAGGAAAATAGAAGATTCCTATGATTTTTCAGGGGCAAAGCGAAAACCAGAAGATTCTTGTGATGTCTCAGGGGCAAAGAGAAAATATGGAGATTCCTCTAATTCCTCAGGACCAAAGAGAAAATCTGAAGATTCCTGTAATTTATCAGGGCCAAAGAGAAAATCAGAGGACTCTTCCGATAACTCAGTtccaacaacaaaattaaaagactCTTTTAACTCAGGGGGCAATGGAAAATTTAGAGACTCCTGTGATGTCTCAGGGCTAAAGAAAACAGAAAACTCTGGTGATTTCTCCATGCCAGTGGGAAAATCCTGTATATTGCTTTCCCAGGATGATCAATCTCGTGCAAAAGTTGAAAATATGAAGGAAAT GCTGAAAAACAAAGCTTCTTCAGTTTTGCGATCATCTGGCTGGTACGTTGATGTTTACAATTTCATGTATTCGAGGAAGCAGTCATATGCACTGGAGACTGGAAGCACTCTGAGTGACAATGATTTGGA GAAGAAGCTGATTGCAGATGCGAAGCCAACCTTTATTCCACAAATTCCTGAGTCACTGAAAGAGGAATTAATTAAACGTCTCCAGTCTTTCAGCCAAACGAAACAAGAATCTCCGGATCCTTGA
- the LOC108453280 gene encoding ubiquitin carboxyl-terminal hydrolase 25-like isoform X3, protein MGFVELQMTWQPSLLSEKRKKGPPLGLRNLGNSCYLNSVLQCLTYTPPLANFCLRSQHSSSCDASASKKPRDCPFCILEAWITRSLTLDLTLDAPSKIQSCIKIFAEHFRFGRQEDAHEFLRYVIDACHNTCLRLKKLRRQGSEGGGEAVNGNTVVKEIFGGALQSQVKCLGCGAESNKVDEIMDISLDILNSGSLKEAMHKFFQPEVLDGNNKYKCDNCKKLVAARKQLSIRQAPNILVIQLKRFEGILGAKIDRLITFEEVLVLSSFMSKASQDPQPVYNLFGTIVHSGYSPESGHYYAYIKDAMGRWYCCNDSFVSLSNLQEVLSEKVYILFFSRTNQRPGSFGTTVSSNGAKPRDSNGSEAPKILKAVQLKPVQTKLCVEQSSQKDKVGKPSSNSRVKFSISEKSGLRKLSVTSNGKVGLHKTQNIAVNGVSMDSIQTKKNERDTSSLMNRNGTDKTRKVDAVVSGNGPQVALSNGNKLDSFVVNGTRSMAVGEQIDTALNDACDNSGQKKNSECSFAISGPKRKIEDSYDFSGAKRKPEDSCDVSGAKRKYGDSSNSSGPKRKSEDSCNLSGPKRKSEDSSDNSVPTTKLKDSFNSGGTLEPKKKEFKSF, encoded by the exons ATGGGATTTGTCGAGTTACAAATGACTTGGCAGCCGAGTCTACTCAGTGAAAAACGAAAGAAAGGCCCTCCTTTAGGCTTAAGAAACCTCGGCAACTCGTGTTACCTCAACAGCGTTCTTCAGTGTCTCACCTACACTCCACCGCTCGCCAATTTCTGCCTCCGCTCCCAACACTCCTCCTCCTGCGACGCCTCCGCCTCCAAAAAGCCCCGCGACTGCCCTTTCTGTATCCTTGAAGCCTGGATTACACGCTCCTTAACCCTCGATCTCACCCTTGACGCGCCTTCCAAGATCCAAAGCTGTATCAAAATATTCGCCGAGCACTTCCGCTTCGGCCGACAAGAGGATGCCCACGAGTTCTTGAGGTACGTCATCGATGCTTGCCATAATACCTGTCTTCGTTTGAAGAAATTGCGGCGACAGGGAAGTGAAGGAGGAGGAGAAGCAGTGAACGGCAATACCGTAGTTAAGGAGATCTTTGGGGGTGCTTTGCAAAGTCAGGTTAAGTGTTTGGGGTGTGGTGCGGAGTCAAATAAAGTTGATGAGATTATGGATATTAGTCTTGATATTTTGAATAGTGGTTCACTTAAAGAAGCTATGCATAAGTTTTTTCAGCCTGAGGTTTTGGATGGAAATAATAAGTACAAGTGTGACAA TTGTAAGAAATTGGTGGCAGCAAGGAAGCAGCTGTCCATACGTCAAGCGCCAAATATCCTTGTTATTCAACTGAAG AGATTTGAGGGAATACTTGGTGCGAAGATTGATAGGCTCATTACGTTTGAAGAAGTTTTGGTTCTTTCAAGCTTTATGTCCAAAGCAAGCCAG GATCCACAGCCAGTGTATAACCTATTTGGTACTATTGTGCACTCAGGGTACTCACCAGAATCTGGGCATTACTATGCATATATTAAG GATGCAATGGGCAGGTGGTATTGCTGCAATGACTCCTTTGTCTCACTTTCAAACCTGCAGGAGGTCTTGTCTGAGAAGGTTTATATTCTTTTCTTCTCTCGTACTAACCAGAGGCCAGGGTCTTTCGGTACCACAGTTTCTTCCAATGGAGCTAAACCACGTGATTCTAATGGAAGTGAGGCTCCCAAAATATTGAAAGCGGTTCAATTGAAACCAGTCCAAACAAAACTTTGTGTTGAACAATCTTCACAGAAGGATAAGGTTGGAAAACCATCTTCTAACTCACGTGTGAAATTCAGTATTTCTGAAAAGTCTGGTCTCAGAAAGCTTTCTGTTACGAGTAACGGAAAAGTTGGCTTACATAAGACTCAGaacattgccgtgaatggagttTCAATGGATTCAATTCAAACGAAGAAGAATGAGAGAGACACTTCATCATTGATGAACAGGAATGGTACAGACAAAACTAGAAAAGTTGATGCTGTTGTTAGTGGAAATGGCCCACAAGTTGCGTTGTCAAATGGAAATAAATTAGATTCTTTTGTAGTTAATGGTACCAGGAGCATGGCAGTCGGAGAGCAGATTGATACTGCTCTTAATGATGCCTGTGATAACTCAGGGCAAAAGAAAAATTCAGAATGTTCTTTTGCTATTTCAGGGCCAAAGAGGAAAATAGAAGATTCCTATGATTTTTCAGGGGCAAAGCGAAAACCAGAAGATTCTTGTGATGTCTCAGGGGCAAAGAGAAAATATGGAGATTCCTCTAATTCCTCAGGACCAAAGAGAAAATCTGAAGATTCCTGTAATTTATCAGGGCCAAAGAGAAAATCAGAGGACTCTTCCGATAACTCAGTtccaacaacaaaattaaaagactCTTTTAACTCAGGGGG